The Myxococcota bacterium genome has a segment encoding these proteins:
- a CDS encoding BON domain-containing protein, producing MAIAACGAPDPEDALDDAAAELATAIEHRAAADAEVERTRERMRELEDELGDAERVAREAAAHVAEAEQRVAALATDDVLFRVVQRRLLEDGELADAAVRVDVAGRVATLRGVVPDEEARARAAEIARSSPGVVEVVNELRSTAPPSEG from the coding sequence TTGGCGATCGCCGCGTGCGGCGCGCCCGACCCCGAGGATGCGCTCGACGACGCGGCGGCCGAGCTCGCGACGGCCATCGAGCACCGCGCGGCGGCCGACGCCGAGGTCGAGCGCACGCGCGAGCGCATGCGCGAGCTCGAGGACGAGCTCGGCGACGCCGAGCGCGTCGCCCGCGAAGCCGCCGCGCACGTGGCCGAGGCGGAGCAGCGCGTCGCGGCGCTCGCCACCGACGACGTCCTCTTCCGGGTGGTGCAGCGCCGGCTGCTCGAGGACGGGGAGCTCGCGGACGCCGCCGTGCGCGTCGACGTCGCCGGGCGTGTCGCGACCCTGCGCGGCGTCGTGCCCGACGAGGAGGCCCGCGCGCGCGCCGCCGAGATCGCGCGCTCGTCTCCGGGCGTCGTCGAGGTCGTCAACGAGCTCCGGAGCACCGCTCCGCCGAGCGAAGGCTAG
- a CDS encoding ATP-binding protein, translating to MSGDATIADLGSRLALAFVMGVVAYIGALHLWLWRGGRGAPSHAWVAGWCLASVAFQAARIVQVSTADPQAAVLAARFQVSTSIVLAYCLAGVSSTLGGRRWTPRRAATWGAAALAAFAAGVATPLFVDGATTDFRLDWDGHGFLGVPVRASAGWIAVLVVVVAAHVARGLRDVGLEPRERGAMLAGLAVYALLALTSIASAIRVLDLPLLLPYAPLAIALSLNFLLVHRHRRLTTELERMVEDRTRALRESEERSRRLVDDAPVGVVAFDLDGAVTALNKSLLRILGAPDASPGATSNVFTSPVLARAGVSDAVRRCLETGQPSSGEFAYASRWGRELRLRAHLVPLRDHEGRTTGAQAVVEDVSERVALEQRLRQSRKMEAVGALAAGIAHEINNPMAYVLTNLRLLRDELGSIESEARKLDASDDLLDRVAEGSELLDDALEGVSRAVRLVREVKEFSHGRVAEQSRVALGDLLDDALRYASPQRRPGVRIERDFAPVAPVLASPEQLRQVFLNLIVNALQAVGDDGRVRIALREEDGVATVTVKDDGCGIAPDLRDRIFEPFFTTKSAGEGTGLGLYFSYEIVRMHGGELRVESRPGGGTTFEVRLPRDESRPDGVRRA from the coding sequence GTGTCGGGGGACGCGACGATCGCCGACCTGGGATCCAGACTCGCACTCGCGTTCGTGATGGGCGTCGTCGCCTACATCGGCGCGCTCCACCTGTGGCTCTGGCGCGGAGGCCGCGGCGCGCCGTCGCACGCGTGGGTCGCCGGGTGGTGCCTCGCGTCGGTCGCGTTCCAGGCCGCGCGCATCGTGCAGGTCTCGACCGCCGATCCACAGGCCGCCGTGCTCGCGGCGCGCTTCCAGGTCTCGACCAGCATCGTCCTCGCCTACTGTCTCGCCGGCGTGTCGTCGACGCTGGGCGGGCGTCGATGGACCCCGCGGCGCGCGGCGACGTGGGGCGCCGCCGCGCTCGCGGCGTTCGCGGCCGGCGTCGCGACGCCGCTCTTCGTCGACGGCGCGACGACCGACTTCCGCCTCGACTGGGACGGGCACGGCTTCCTCGGCGTGCCGGTGCGCGCGTCGGCGGGATGGATCGCCGTGCTCGTCGTCGTCGTGGCCGCGCACGTCGCGCGCGGCCTGCGCGACGTCGGACTCGAGCCGAGGGAGCGCGGCGCAATGCTCGCGGGGCTCGCGGTCTACGCGCTGCTCGCGCTGACCTCGATCGCGAGCGCGATCCGCGTCCTCGACCTCCCGCTGCTGCTTCCGTACGCGCCGCTCGCGATCGCCCTTTCGCTCAACTTCCTGCTCGTCCATCGCCATCGACGCCTGACGACCGAGCTCGAGCGCATGGTCGAGGACCGGACGCGCGCGCTGCGCGAGAGCGAGGAGCGCTCCCGCCGGCTCGTGGACGACGCGCCCGTCGGCGTCGTGGCGTTCGACCTCGACGGCGCGGTCACCGCGCTCAACAAGTCGCTGCTGCGCATCCTCGGCGCCCCGGACGCCTCACCGGGCGCGACGAGCAACGTGTTCACGTCGCCCGTCCTCGCGCGCGCGGGCGTCTCCGACGCGGTCCGGCGCTGCCTCGAGACGGGCCAGCCCTCGTCCGGCGAGTTCGCCTACGCGTCGCGCTGGGGCCGCGAGCTGCGGCTCCGCGCGCACCTCGTTCCGCTGCGCGACCACGAGGGGCGGACGACGGGCGCACAGGCCGTCGTCGAGGACGTGTCCGAGCGCGTCGCGCTCGAGCAGCGTCTGCGCCAGTCCCGGAAGATGGAGGCGGTCGGCGCGCTCGCGGCCGGCATCGCGCACGAGATCAACAACCCGATGGCCTACGTCCTCACCAATCTCCGCCTCCTCCGCGACGAGCTCGGATCGATCGAGAGCGAGGCGCGCAAGCTCGACGCGTCCGACGACCTGCTCGACCGCGTCGCCGAGGGGAGCGAGCTGCTCGACGACGCGCTCGAGGGCGTGTCGCGTGCAGTCCGCCTCGTGCGCGAGGTCAAGGAGTTCTCGCACGGCAGGGTCGCCGAGCAGAGCCGCGTCGCGCTCGGCGACCTGCTCGACGACGCGCTCCGGTACGCCTCGCCGCAGCGAAGGCCCGGCGTGCGCATCGAGCGCGACTTCGCGCCGGTCGCTCCGGTGCTCGCCTCGCCCGAGCAGCTGCGGCAGGTCTTCCTCAACCTGATCGTGAACGCGCTCCAGGCCGTCGGCGACGACGGCCGCGTCCGCATCGCGCTGCGCGAGGAGGACGGCGTCGCGACCGTGACGGTGAAGGACGACGGCTGCGGCATCGCGCCCGACCTGCGCGACCGCATCTTCGAGCCCTTCTTCACGACGAAGAGCGCGGGCGAGGGGACCGGCCTCGGGCTCTACTTCTCCTACGAGATCGTGCGCATGCACGGCGGCGAGCTGCGCGTCGAGTCGCGGCCCGGTGGGGGCACGACCTTCGAGGTCCGGCTCCCTCGCGACGAGTCGCGACCCGACGGAGTCCGGCGCGCCTAA
- a CDS encoding acyl-CoA dehydrogenase family protein, with protein sequence MSSLPTLDVAHTLDAAARALLDRAVERARAITKDGAAIDDHQVLTERVAYAATEAVAMRETLAAVEAARAEGRSSDAFELTAVAAVGELAHALRDRLSLAADDLGLGDAAVEQAFPVDVRAQLRAAVSERVMREIGANVCDTLGRNDWPHDETHEQVRDQVREFARAEVMPHAEHIHRRDEDVPEEFIEKMAELGFFGLSVPEEYGGVEMGNLAMILTTEELSRASLAAAGSLITRPEILTKALIAGGTEAQKQAWLPRIASGELMVGISVTEPDVGSDVASVKCRAERAHVGGEDGWILDGPKAWCTFAGRADVLALLARTDAKTPGAKGLSLFIVPKTSFRGHEFVSEQPTGGRIVGKADATPGYRGMHSFTLNLERYFVPAANLVGEEGGLGRGFYLQMGGFAAGRLQTGGRGCGLAQAALEETAKYVTGRTQFDRAISEFQLTRYTLGRMAAKLAGARAITYAAARAMDEDERAAAPLAAQAKLLACDVAVETTQQGQLMHGGWGYAEEYPISRYVVDATVLPIFEGVKPVLELKVVGRAVLAG encoded by the coding sequence ATGAGCTCGCTCCCCACGCTCGACGTCGCCCACACGCTCGATGCCGCCGCGCGCGCGCTGCTCGACCGCGCGGTCGAGCGCGCCCGCGCGATCACGAAGGACGGCGCCGCGATCGACGACCACCAGGTGCTGACCGAGCGCGTCGCCTACGCCGCGACCGAGGCGGTCGCGATGCGCGAGACGCTCGCGGCCGTCGAGGCCGCGCGCGCCGAGGGCCGGAGCTCCGACGCCTTCGAGCTGACCGCGGTCGCGGCCGTGGGCGAGCTCGCGCACGCGCTGCGCGACCGCCTCTCCCTCGCCGCCGACGACCTCGGGCTCGGCGACGCGGCCGTCGAGCAGGCCTTCCCCGTCGACGTGCGCGCACAGCTGCGCGCGGCCGTGTCCGAGCGCGTGATGCGCGAGATCGGAGCGAACGTCTGCGACACGCTCGGCCGCAACGACTGGCCGCACGACGAGACGCACGAGCAGGTGCGCGACCAGGTGCGCGAGTTCGCGCGCGCCGAGGTGATGCCGCACGCCGAGCACATCCACCGCCGCGACGAGGACGTGCCGGAGGAGTTCATCGAGAAGATGGCCGAGCTCGGCTTCTTCGGGCTCTCGGTGCCCGAGGAGTACGGCGGCGTCGAGATGGGCAACCTCGCGATGATCCTCACGACCGAGGAGCTCTCGCGCGCGTCGCTCGCCGCGGCGGGCTCGCTGATCACGCGCCCCGAGATCCTCACGAAGGCGCTGATCGCGGGCGGCACGGAGGCGCAGAAGCAGGCCTGGCTGCCGCGCATCGCGAGCGGCGAGCTGATGGTCGGCATCTCGGTGACCGAGCCCGACGTCGGGAGCGACGTCGCGAGCGTGAAGTGCCGCGCCGAGCGCGCGCACGTCGGAGGCGAGGACGGCTGGATCCTCGACGGGCCGAAGGCGTGGTGCACGTTCGCCGGCCGCGCGGACGTGCTCGCACTGCTCGCGCGCACCGACGCGAAGACGCCGGGTGCGAAGGGCCTCTCGCTCTTCATCGTGCCGAAGACGTCGTTCCGCGGGCACGAGTTCGTGTCGGAGCAGCCGACGGGCGGGCGCATCGTGGGCAAGGCCGACGCGACGCCCGGCTACCGCGGCATGCACTCGTTCACGCTCAACCTCGAGCGCTACTTCGTGCCGGCCGCGAACCTGGTCGGCGAAGAGGGCGGGCTCGGGCGCGGCTTCTACCTCCAGATGGGCGGCTTCGCGGCCGGACGCCTGCAGACGGGCGGACGCGGCTGCGGGCTCGCACAGGCCGCGCTCGAGGAGACGGCGAAGTACGTCACGGGCCGCACGCAGTTCGACCGCGCGATCTCCGAGTTCCAGCTCACGCGCTACACGCTGGGCCGCATGGCCGCGAAGCTCGCCGGCGCGCGCGCGATCACGTACGCGGCGGCCCGCGCGATGGACGAGGACGAGCGCGCGGCGGCACCGCTCGCCGCGCAGGCGAAGCTCCTCGCGTGCGACGTCGCGGTCGAGACCACGCAGCAGGGGCAGCTCATGCACGGCGGCTGGGGCTATGCAGAGGAATACCCGATCAGCCGCTACGTGGTCGATGCGACGGTGCTTCCGATCTTCGAGGGAGTGAAGCCCGTGCTCGAGCTCAAGGTCGTCGGCCGCGCCGTGCTCGCCGGCTGA
- a CDS encoding DUF4332 domain-containing protein: MANKKIEEVEGIGPAFGEKLRACGCKDTDSLLARGATKPGREALAADTGIPEKRILGFVNMVDLFRIDGVGGEFAELLEAAGVDSVPELAQRNAANLAVKCAEVNAEKKLTRRVPTAEQLAGWIAQAKDLPRVVEH, from the coding sequence ATGGCGAACAAGAAGATCGAAGAGGTGGAGGGCATCGGCCCGGCATTCGGCGAGAAGCTGCGCGCGTGCGGCTGCAAGGACACCGACTCGCTGCTCGCGCGCGGCGCGACGAAGCCCGGTCGCGAGGCGCTCGCGGCCGACACCGGCATCCCCGAGAAGCGCATCCTCGGCTTCGTCAACATGGTCGACCTGTTCCGGATCGACGGCGTCGGCGGCGAGTTCGCGGAGCTCCTCGAGGCGGCCGGCGTCGACAGCGTGCCGGAGCTCGCACAGCGCAACGCCGCGAACCTCGCCGTGAAGTGCGCCGAGGTGAACGCGGAGAAGAAGCTCACGCGGCGCGTGCCGACCGCGGAGCAGCTCGCAGGGTGGATCGCGCAGGCGAAGGACCTTCCGCGCGTGGTCGAGCACTGA
- a CDS encoding DUF3465 domain-containing protein, whose product MSARPRRRGAKRTTIAGAALALLAALAFELAPDDAREEPATAPLPRSASPAPAAPTARDGSAPERAGRDDARIEEAFRERRSGLMVAVDARVAKTLRDDEDGSRHQRFLIELAGGRTLLVAHNIDLAPRVPLAPGDRVRVRGQYEWNERGGVLHWTHRDPAGSHDEGYVEHAGVRYE is encoded by the coding sequence GTGAGCGCGCGGCCGCGACGTCGGGGCGCGAAGCGGACGACGATCGCGGGCGCGGCGCTCGCGCTGCTCGCCGCGCTCGCGTTCGAGCTCGCACCGGACGACGCCCGCGAGGAGCCCGCGACCGCGCCGCTCCCGCGCTCGGCGTCGCCGGCCCCGGCTGCGCCGACGGCGCGGGACGGCAGCGCGCCGGAGCGCGCCGGGCGGGACGATGCGCGCATCGAGGAGGCGTTCCGCGAACGGCGCTCGGGCTTGATGGTGGCCGTCGACGCACGCGTCGCGAAGACGCTGCGCGACGACGAGGACGGCTCGCGTCACCAGCGCTTCCTGATCGAGCTCGCGGGCGGGCGGACGCTGCTCGTGGCGCACAACATCGACCTCGCGCCGCGCGTGCCGCTCGCGCCGGGCGACCGCGTGCGCGTGCGCGGCCAGTACGAGTGGAACGAGCGCGGCGGCGTGCTGCACTGGACGCATCGCGACCCCGCCGGCTCGCACGACGAAGGCTACGTGGAGCACGCCGGAGTTCGCTACGAGTAG
- a CDS encoding DUF87 domain-containing protein → MDYEKLGAFYLGRVHDLATGETTSETLLYDAKDLTTHAVIIGMTGSGKTGLGIDLLEEALIDGIPVIAIDPKGDLGNMLLAFPDLAPGDFRPWIDEAEAARKGRTADEHAKATAELWRDGLARWDQPPERIRRYVDACERAIYTPGSTAGRPIAVLRSLAAPGPAVMDDADALRERIGAAAASLLGLLGVDADPLRSREHILLSTLLQHAWTAGRDLDLPTLIAQIQSPPVQRVGVLELDSFYPPADRFELAMTLNNLLASPGFDAWTQGEPLDVARLLYGEGGRPRLSVLSLSHLSESERMFFVTLLLTEVVAWMRAQPGSSSLRAILYMDEVFGYFPPTANPPSKTPMLTLLKQARAYGLGCVLSTQNPVDLDYKGLGNTGTWFLGRLQAERDKQRVLEGLEGAAATASGGFDRARMERTLAGLGSRVFVMNNVHDDGPVVFETRWAMSYLAGPLARDQIKRLAGDGGGADRSGETRPARAPAAAEASVASAARAPAASQQAEARPVLPPEVREAFLPVTRPPAAHERLVYRPALAARAALRHANASAGIDLWRELALLAPLDDDTSVAPWAEAAPLGRALPELAAAPVDGAAFAPLPPDAARARSYASWGKQLATQLYREHPLVLWKCAKPRAVSEPGETLDDFRGRLRGLVREQRDLEVEKLRARFAPKLARVQDRIARAEQRVEVEKEQYEDSKRSTWITAGTTLVGALFGRKLGSATNVGRAASVARGASRAARDRGDIARAEDRADALRDELRDLETEFQEAVAALEEPIAADDLDVEELRIAPRKSDVAIEELLLVWTPWRVDATGIATPAFETPAAPARA, encoded by the coding sequence GTGGACTACGAGAAGCTCGGCGCGTTCTACCTCGGCCGCGTGCACGACCTCGCGACCGGCGAGACGACGAGCGAGACGCTCCTCTACGACGCGAAGGACCTGACGACGCACGCCGTGATCATCGGGATGACCGGCAGCGGCAAGACGGGCCTCGGCATCGACCTGCTCGAGGAGGCGCTGATCGACGGCATCCCCGTGATCGCGATCGACCCGAAGGGCGACCTCGGCAACATGCTGCTCGCGTTCCCCGACCTCGCGCCGGGCGACTTCCGGCCGTGGATCGACGAGGCCGAGGCCGCGCGCAAGGGCCGCACGGCCGACGAGCACGCGAAGGCGACCGCCGAGCTGTGGCGCGACGGGCTCGCGCGCTGGGACCAGCCGCCCGAGCGGATCCGACGTTATGTCGACGCGTGCGAGCGCGCGATCTACACGCCGGGGAGCACCGCGGGCCGGCCGATCGCCGTGCTGCGCTCGCTCGCCGCGCCCGGCCCGGCCGTGATGGACGACGCCGACGCGCTGCGGGAGCGCATCGGCGCCGCCGCTGCGAGCCTGCTGGGCCTGCTCGGCGTCGACGCCGACCCGCTCCGCAGCCGCGAGCACATCCTGCTCTCGACGCTGCTGCAGCACGCGTGGACGGCGGGGCGCGACCTCGACCTGCCGACGCTCATCGCGCAGATCCAGAGCCCGCCCGTGCAGCGCGTCGGCGTGCTCGAGCTCGACTCCTTCTACCCGCCCGCCGACCGCTTCGAGCTCGCGATGACGCTCAACAACCTGCTCGCGTCGCCGGGCTTCGACGCCTGGACGCAGGGCGAGCCGCTCGACGTCGCGCGCCTGCTCTACGGCGAAGGCGGCAGGCCGCGCCTCTCGGTGCTGTCGCTCTCCCACCTCTCCGAGAGCGAGCGCATGTTCTTCGTGACGCTGCTGCTCACCGAGGTCGTCGCGTGGATGCGCGCGCAGCCCGGAAGCTCCTCGCTGCGCGCCATCCTCTACATGGACGAGGTGTTCGGCTACTTCCCGCCGACCGCGAACCCGCCCTCGAAGACGCCGATGCTCACGCTGCTCAAGCAGGCGCGCGCCTACGGCCTCGGGTGCGTGCTCTCCACGCAGAATCCCGTCGACCTCGACTACAAGGGGCTCGGCAACACGGGCACGTGGTTCCTCGGGCGGCTGCAGGCCGAGCGCGACAAGCAGCGCGTGCTCGAGGGGCTCGAGGGCGCGGCGGCGACCGCGAGCGGCGGCTTCGACCGCGCGCGCATGGAGCGGACGCTCGCCGGCCTCGGCAGCCGGGTGTTCGTGATGAACAACGTGCACGACGACGGGCCGGTCGTGTTCGAGACGCGCTGGGCGATGTCGTACCTCGCCGGCCCGCTCGCGCGCGACCAGATCAAGCGGCTCGCGGGCGACGGCGGCGGCGCGGACCGGTCCGGCGAGACCCGGCCCGCGCGCGCACCCGCGGCGGCCGAGGCCTCCGTCGCATCGGCGGCGCGCGCGCCGGCCGCCTCGCAGCAGGCCGAAGCGCGCCCCGTGCTCCCGCCCGAAGTGCGCGAGGCCTTCCTTCCGGTGACGCGTCCGCCGGCCGCGCACGAGCGGCTCGTCTACCGGCCCGCACTCGCCGCGCGCGCGGCGCTCCGCCACGCGAACGCGAGCGCGGGCATCGACCTCTGGCGCGAGCTCGCACTGCTCGCGCCGCTCGACGACGACACGTCGGTCGCGCCGTGGGCCGAGGCGGCGCCGCTCGGACGCGCGCTGCCCGAGCTCGCGGCCGCGCCCGTCGACGGCGCGGCGTTCGCCCCGCTCCCCCCCGACGCCGCGCGCGCGCGAAGCTATGCGAGCTGGGGCAAGCAGCTCGCGACGCAGCTCTACCGCGAGCACCCGCTCGTGCTGTGGAAGTGCGCGAAGCCCCGGGCCGTCTCGGAGCCGGGCGAGACCCTCGACGACTTCCGCGGCCGCCTCCGCGGCCTCGTGCGCGAGCAGCGCGACCTCGAGGTCGAGAAGCTGCGCGCGCGCTTCGCGCCGAAGCTCGCGCGCGTGCAGGACCGCATCGCTCGCGCCGAGCAGCGCGTCGAGGTCGAGAAGGAGCAGTACGAGGACAGCAAGCGCTCGACGTGGATCACCGCCGGCACGACGCTCGTCGGTGCGCTCTTCGGTCGCAAGCTCGGGAGCGCGACGAACGTCGGGCGCGCGGCGTCGGTCGCGCGCGGCGCGAGCCGCGCGGCGCGCGACAGGGGAGACATCGCGCGCGCCGAGGACCGCGCGGACGCGCTGCGCGACGAGCTGCGCGACCTCGAGACCGAGTTCCAGGAAGCGGTGGCGGCGCTCGAGGAGCCGATCGCCGCGGACGACCTCGACGTCGAGGAGCTGCGCATCGCGCCGCGCAAGTCCGACGTCGCGATCGAGGAGCTCCTGCTCGTCTGGACGCCGTGGCGCGTCGACGCGACGGGCATCGCCACGCCGGCGTTCGAGACTCCGGCCGCGCCGGCACGCGCGTGA
- a CDS encoding inositol monophosphatase family protein — translation MAPLDLERAAAVAAHAADLARRETLPRFRDVAVETKRDGSPVTEADRAAERAIRAAIADAFPDHAILGEEYGGERDDARPTWVVDPIDGTIAYARGIPLFSTLVALVVDGEPLVGLIDLPALDERYVGWKGGGCRRNGAPVRVSQRSDLASAIVSHGDPFCFDAAGMRPAFERMAARLRMLRGYTDAFGHALVLGGGVDAMVDVDLNPWDVAATQVLVPEAGGVCHARTLPSGKLGLVLGSPALCDALLALVDGD, via the coding sequence GTGGCCCCCCTCGACCTCGAACGCGCCGCGGCCGTCGCGGCCCACGCCGCCGACCTCGCGCGGCGCGAGACGCTCCCGCGCTTCCGCGACGTCGCGGTGGAGACGAAGCGCGACGGCTCTCCGGTGACCGAGGCCGACCGCGCCGCCGAGCGCGCGATCCGCGCCGCGATCGCCGACGCCTTTCCCGACCACGCGATCCTCGGCGAGGAGTACGGCGGCGAGCGCGACGACGCGCGCCCGACCTGGGTCGTCGACCCGATCGACGGGACGATCGCCTACGCACGCGGCATCCCGCTCTTCTCGACGCTCGTCGCACTCGTCGTCGACGGCGAGCCGCTCGTCGGGCTGATCGACCTCCCCGCGCTCGACGAGCGCTACGTCGGCTGGAAGGGCGGAGGCTGCCGACGCAACGGCGCACCCGTGCGGGTCTCGCAGCGGAGCGACCTCGCGAGCGCGATCGTCTCGCACGGCGATCCGTTCTGCTTCGACGCGGCCGGCATGCGACCGGCGTTCGAGCGCATGGCCGCGCGCCTGCGCATGCTGCGCGGCTACACCGACGCGTTCGGCCACGCGCTCGTGCTCGGCGGCGGCGTCGACGCGATGGTCGACGTCGACCTGAACCCGTGGGACGTCGCGGCGACGCAGGTGCTCGTGCCCGAGGCCGGCGGCGTCTGCCACGCGCGCACGCTCCCGAGCGGCAAGCTCGGCCTCGTGCTCGGCAGCCCCGCCCTCTGCGACGCGCTGCTCGCGCTCGTCGACGGCGACTGA
- a CDS encoding alpha/beta fold hydrolase → MTAALHTDVAGPEGAPLVVLHHGFAGSARNWRPQMRALRARARVVAYDARGHARSAARLETARFGLDDFARDLGDVADAHGGAAARFVAGGLSLGAAVALRFALRDVSRVRGLVLAAHPAGRAGQGGFAARAEAFAVALEREGLEKAGARFVWGPDSGLDPQAAALVRRGFLEHPAASLAAILRQAIAVLPSPSELAGELAALRVPALVVVGTRDAGSLEPCRELARLLPDATLVEVPGAGHVVNLAAPAAFDAALLAFLDRIDR, encoded by the coding sequence GTGACCGCCGCGCTCCACACCGACGTCGCGGGGCCGGAGGGCGCGCCGCTCGTCGTCCTCCACCACGGCTTCGCGGGCAGCGCGCGCAACTGGCGCCCGCAGATGCGCGCGCTCCGCGCGCGGGCGCGCGTCGTCGCGTACGACGCGCGCGGGCACGCGCGCAGCGCGGCGCGCCTCGAGACCGCGCGCTTCGGGCTCGACGATTTCGCACGCGACCTGGGCGACGTCGCCGACGCGCACGGCGGTGCCGCTGCGCGCTTCGTCGCGGGCGGCCTCTCGCTCGGCGCCGCCGTCGCCCTTCGCTTCGCGCTGCGCGACGTGTCGCGCGTGCGCGGGCTCGTGCTCGCCGCGCATCCGGCCGGTCGCGCGGGGCAGGGCGGCTTCGCCGCGCGCGCCGAGGCCTTCGCGGTCGCGCTCGAGCGCGAGGGGCTCGAGAAAGCGGGCGCGCGCTTCGTGTGGGGCCCCGACAGCGGCCTCGACCCGCAGGCGGCAGCGCTCGTCCGACGCGGCTTCCTCGAGCATCCGGCCGCCTCGCTCGCCGCGATCCTCCGCCAGGCGATCGCCGTCCTGCCGTCGCCGTCCGAGCTCGCAGGCGAGCTCGCGGCGCTGCGCGTCCCCGCGCTCGTCGTCGTGGGCACGCGCGACGCGGGCTCGCTCGAACCCTGCCGCGAGCTCGCGCGCCTGCTGCCCGACGCGACGCTCGTCGAGGTGCCGGGCGCCGGTCACGTGGTGAACCTCGCGGCACCCGCGGCGTTCGACGCCGCGCTGCTCGCGTTCCTCGATCGCATCGATCGTTAG
- a CDS encoding DUF971 domain-containing protein, with amino-acid sequence MPPPPDDPRTTPRAIRQHDAATLAVDWADGVRSLLDVRELRLACGCAHCVDEWTGELRLDPESVPQDVHPLRIEAVGRYAIQIAWSDGHDAGIYPYARLRALADGTAGL; translated from the coding sequence ATGCCGCCTCCGCCCGACGACCCGCGCACGACGCCGCGCGCGATCCGCCAGCACGACGCCGCGACGCTCGCCGTCGACTGGGCCGACGGCGTGCGCTCCCTCCTCGACGTCCGCGAGCTGCGTCTCGCGTGCGGCTGCGCGCACTGCGTCGACGAGTGGACGGGCGAGCTGCGCCTCGACCCCGAGAGCGTCCCGCAGGACGTCCACCCGCTCCGCATCGAGGCGGTCGGACGCTATGCGATCCAGATCGCGTGGAGCGACGGCCACGACGCGGGCATCTATCCCTATGCGCGCCTGCGCGCGCTCGCGGACGGGACGGCCGGCCTCTGA
- the npdG gene encoding NADPH-dependent F420 reductase produces the protein MNSDAIAILGGTGDQGLGLALRFAKAGRPVVIGSRKEERAVQAADEVRQAVPGADVTGFANEVACKRARIVILSVPFEHMAGTTKGIKGDLEAGQIVVSMGVPLAAAIGDGAMRTIGIWQGSCAELVASLVPPGVEVVSAFQNVSAHRLRELDHEVECDVVVSGAKGPREAVMALCPLIPGLRAVDGGPLANARIVEEMTALLIGLNIRYKLPEGMGIRFTGLPE, from the coding sequence ATGAACTCCGACGCAATCGCAATCCTCGGTGGAACGGGAGACCAGGGCCTCGGCCTGGCGCTCCGCTTCGCGAAGGCCGGACGCCCGGTCGTGATCGGCTCGCGCAAGGAAGAGCGCGCCGTGCAGGCGGCCGACGAGGTGCGCCAGGCGGTGCCGGGCGCCGACGTCACGGGCTTCGCGAACGAGGTGGCCTGCAAGCGGGCGCGGATCGTCATCCTCTCCGTTCCGTTCGAGCACATGGCGGGGACCACCAAGGGCATCAAGGGCGACCTCGAGGCCGGGCAGATCGTCGTGTCGATGGGCGTCCCGCTCGCCGCTGCGATCGGCGACGGGGCGATGCGGACGATCGGCATCTGGCAGGGGTCGTGCGCGGAGCTCGTCGCGTCGCTCGTGCCGCCCGGCGTCGAGGTGGTCTCGGCCTTCCAGAACGTCTCGGCGCACCGGCTCCGCGAGCTCGACCACGAGGTCGAGTGCGACGTCGTGGTCTCGGGGGCGAAGGGGCCGCGCGAGGCCGTGATGGCGCTCTGTCCGCTGATCCCCGGCCTGCGCGCCGTCGACGGCGGGCCGCTCGCCAACGCGCGCATCGTCGAGGAGATGACGGCGCTCCTGATCGGGCTCAACATCCGGTACAAGCTGCCGGAGGGGATGGGCATCCGGTTCACCGGCCTCCCGGAGTAG